A region from the Paludicola sp. MB14-C6 genome encodes:
- a CDS encoding DUF1540 domain-containing protein, with protein MTNCQCNVDSCASNQNGCCCRPSIYVSGAGAQNSTATCCGSYVPKSNEFSNSVQYSSPNQSLNIGCNATNCTHNRSHKCSANSVCISCGSSGSECATFCSR; from the coding sequence ATGACAAATTGTCAATGTAATGTTGACTCTTGCGCAAGCAATCAAAACGGTTGTTGCTGCAGACCATCCATATACGTATCCGGAGCAGGTGCTCAAAATTCTACTGCAACTTGTTGTGGCTCATACGTACCAAAATCAAACGAGTTTTCCAATAGCGTACAATATAGCTCTCCAAACCAATCTTTAAATATAGGCTGTAATGCAACAAATTGTACACATAATCGATCTCATAAATGCAGTGCTAATTCTGTTTGCATTAGCTGTGGAAGCTCTGGTTCAGAATGTGCAACATTTTGCTCAAGATAA
- a CDS encoding DUF5692 family protein, giving the protein MGILYEATSFGGWAIWLFVLFALMAFNEFGRSTKWGGIVLFLITPIILTIFVWPTTAAPGNEYGTGNWFNWVKTYSALAGCLWFMGLRYFPKFAKKKWALAVPAIILAVNILEAAIRDFQCFGYGQWDGGIVNNLWVMSGPWNIMNGIAGLLNIVTICGWAGIFISKDKTKDMIWPDMIWAWIIAYDLWNFAYTYNCIADHSFYCGLALLLSCTIPTFFIKKGAWLQHRAHTLALWIMFVMTVPSFADRIAPVATTHNATAFFVVSLISLLANLALAIYQFVRIYKNKRNPLKDEIYVDTKTYKQVVEENV; this is encoded by the coding sequence ATGGGTATTCTATATGAAGCAACCAGTTTTGGTGGATGGGCTATTTGGCTTTTTGTTCTTTTTGCTTTAATGGCATTTAACGAATTTGGTCGTTCAACAAAATGGGGTGGAATCGTATTATTTTTAATTACACCAATCATATTAACAATTTTCGTTTGGCCAACTACAGCAGCGCCGGGAAATGAATATGGAACCGGTAACTGGTTTAACTGGGTTAAAACGTATTCTGCACTTGCAGGATGTTTATGGTTTATGGGGCTAAGATATTTCCCAAAATTCGCAAAAAAGAAGTGGGCATTAGCCGTTCCTGCAATTATTTTAGCAGTAAACATTCTTGAAGCAGCTATTCGTGATTTCCAATGCTTTGGATATGGTCAATGGGATGGCGGTATCGTAAACAATCTTTGGGTTATGTCAGGACCATGGAATATCATGAACGGTATTGCAGGCTTATTAAATATCGTTACCATTTGTGGTTGGGCAGGTATCTTTATTTCAAAAGATAAAACAAAAGATATGATATGGCCGGATATGATTTGGGCTTGGATTATCGCTTATGATTTATGGAACTTTGCTTATACATATAACTGTATTGCAGACCACTCATTCTACTGTGGTTTAGCATTATTACTTTCTTGCACAATCCCTACTTTCTTTATAAAAAAGGGTGCTTGGCTGCAACATCGTGCGCATACACTTGCTTTATGGATTATGTTTGTTATGACAGTACCTTCTTTTGCAGATCGTATTGCACCGGTTGCAACAACACATAACGCAACAGCATTTTTTGTAGTAAGCTTAATTTCTTTACTTGCAAACCTAGCATTGGCAATTTACCAGTTTGTTAGAATTTACAAGAATAAACGTAATCCATTGAAAGATGAGATTTATGTAGATACAAAAACATACAAACAAGTTGTTGAAGAAAACGTATAG